The Campylobacter armoricus sequence CAAGATTTAAGTTTGATGGATGCTTGTATAAAAGCAAAAATTCATTATGTAGATACAGCAAATTACGAACATCCTGATTTAGCAAAATTTGAATACAAAGAACAATGGGCAAGAAATGAAAAATTTAAAGAAGCTGGAATTTTAGGGCTTTTAGGAAGTGGTTTTGATCCTGGTGTAACTAATGTATTTTGTGCTTATGCACAACAAAATTTATTTGATGAAATTCATTATATAGATATATTAGATTGCAATGCGGGAGATCATGGTTATGCTTTTGCTACAAATTTTAACCCTGAAATAAATTTAAGAGAAGTATCAGCAAAAGGGCGTTATTGGGAAAATGGAAAATGGATAGAAACTGATCCTATGCAAATAAAAATGGAGTGGGATTATCCTGAAGTTGGTGTAAAAGATAGTTATTTGCTTTATCATGAAGAATTAGAAAGTTTAGTAAAAAATATAAAAGGTTTAAAAAGAATAAGATTTTTCATGACTTTTGGACAAAGTTATTTAACACATATGAAATGTTTAGAAAATGTAGGAATGTTAGGTATTAAACCTATAATGCATAAAGGCGTAGAGATAATTCCTATAGAATTTTTAAAGACTTTATTGCCTGATCCTGCTAGTTTAGGCCCTAGAACAAAAGGATATACAAATATAGGATGTGTTATAAGAGGTATTAAAGATGGCAAAGATAAACAAATTTATATATACAATGTTTGCAATCATGAAGAATGTTTTAAAGAAACGGGTGCTCAAGCTGTAAGTTATACCACTGGAGTTCCTGCAATGATAGGAACAAAACTAATAGCTAAAGGTATTTGGAAAGGACAAGGCGTGTTTAATATGGAAGAATTTGATGCCAAAGCTTTTATGGATGAGCTAAATTCTCAAGGACTTCCATGGAAAATAATAGAAATGGAACCAAATTTAGGAAAGTAAAATAAAGTCTAAAAAGTGTTCAAAAATTTAGAAAGTATAGATTGGGAACCTTTTTTGGTTTCCATTAAATTATCTTTTATCACATGTGTGATTTTATTTTTATTTTGTATTTTTCTTGCTTGGCTTTTTGCTTTTAAAAATTTTAAATTTAAAAATTTTTTAGAAACACTTATATCTTTACCTTTGGTTTTGCCACCATCTGTAATAGGTTTTTATTTATTAATTTTATTTTCAAAATATTCCATCTTAGGGGAATTTTTGGAGAAAAATTTTAATATTTCTTTGGTTTTTACTTTTGAAGGTTTGGTAATGGCAAGTTGTATTTATTCTTTGCCTTTTATGTTTAATCCTTTATATTCAGCTATGTTAGCTCTTCCAAAAAATATTACAGAAGCTAGTTATTCTTTGGGAAAAAGTACTTTGGAAACTCTTTTTAAAGTGATTTTACCAAGCATAAAACCAGCTATAATGAGTGCTTTGGTTATCACTTTTGCTCATACTATGGGTGAGTTTGGCATAGTATTAATGATAGGAGGTTCATTAAGTGGTGAAACCAAAGTAGCAAGTGTAGCTATTTATGAAAGTATGGAAAATTTAGATTTTACAACCGCACATATATATAGTTTGATTTTATTAATTTTTAGTTGTATGGTTTTATTTTGTGTAAATTTTTTTAAAAATAAATAACAAATGTTAATTTTGTTGTAAAAGAAGATAAAAATCGAATAATATTATCATTAAATACAAATTGTATAATAATTACAAATATTTTATTTAAATTTTTCTATTTCTTCTAAAATTTCATTTTCAATATTTAATAATTCCTCGTATGTTTTTTTATGACATTCTAAAAGACTATTATATTTAAAACCAAGCATTACTATGCGGTATAAATTTGGTTTATATTTTCTCCAATTGTATAAAGTACTAACATCAATATCTAATTCATATGCCATATCTCGCTTTGTTTTCTTCAAGCTTATATCCTTAAATTATAAAAAATAAATTGTATAAAGTTTTTTCTTTATTAAAAACAATTGAAATATTCAATAAAAAATAAAAAAATAATTGAAATATTAAATATATATTAAGTTATGTTGTGAAATAATTCAAAATCAAATTAAAAAATTAAAATAAAAAGGATTAAAATAACAGGTTTGGATTTATATTATTCAATAGAAAATAAGCTTCCAAGAAAATATCATTGGCTTACAAATTGGTATATAAAATTTGAAAAACCTAAAATTTCTAATGAAGAATTAAAACTGAAGTTTGAAAAACTAAACAATGAACAATTAAACGAAGTTGCGTTTAAATTATCAAATACAAAAATTATAAATCCAACAAATGTTTTTTGGCTTTATAATTTTATATTTGGTGCATTAGGGATTGTTAGATTTGCTATAGGGCATTTTAAATTTGGTTTATTTGGACTTATATTTACAATAATGGCTATCATTGTTTCATTTTTCTTAAATATGAATCCTTATGATCCTTTAATAGGTTTATTGTATATATTCTTTTATTATGGAGGTCAAGGATTATGGGTAGCTGATTTGTTTATGGTTGGAGTAAGTCTTAGAAATCAAAATATAGAAAAAATTAATAACATTCTTGATGAAACTTTATCAAAGGATAGCGTGTGAATACTGAAAATGTAAAGCCTTTTATAGAAAGCGAAAAATATCCTTTTGAGGTTATTTTTAAAGATGATTTGTTTGAAGTAGTTATTGGAGAAGCATCAACAAATAAAAATGAAATTTCAATATGTATTAAAACATTAACCAAGAATTTTGCTTATAATAAAAATTCTTGTTATTTTATTTTTCCATCCCATTTCGGAATTGAATTTTTAAAAATTTTTATCGGTGAAAGTAGTGAGTATAATCATAAAATTTTAAATACTATAGAACAAATAAGGAATTTCAATGAAAATTATAAAAATATTAATTAGCATAATGTCTGTTTTTTCTTTAGTGTTTGTTATGATACAACGCCAAAATGCGATGATAAAGTTACATTAGAGCTTTTAGAAGGGTTAGCTAAAGAAGAATTTGAAAATACTTATATAGAAAGCTTAAATCTTGCAAGAGTTGAACTTTTTGGGGTGAATGCAAGTGAGTTATTGGAAAAATATAAAGAATATCTAAAAAATGTCAAAATAGAATTTACAAATTTTAGAACTCAAGAAGAAAATTCTAAATATAAATACAAACATTGTCAAGTAGATATTAAAGCAAATTTTCCAAATACACCTGATGAATTAAAACCACCTTCTAATTTAGTAAAAAATCTATTAGGACAAGAATTAAAAGACAAATTAAAACTATTGTTAATGGAGATGGTATAGTGGAATTAAATTTATACTATAGAGTGCAACTTAGTGATGATAATAAACATATTAATGTTGAATTATTAGATTATTGATTAATAATAATATATGTATATATTATAAGGATTAATAAAACCTATCAATCCTTATCAATCCTTATCAATCCTTATCAATCCTTATCAATCCTTATCAATCCTTATTTTGCTTTATCAATTATCAACCATAACTTTTACGCTACAATACTTACAATGAAATATATACTATTTTATTTATCTTTATTTATTTATATCTTAGTGAGAATACAAGAAATAAATCCAAAAATTTTCCTAATTTTATTAATAAAACTTTAAGCTTATATTGATATAATTTCATTTCCTTTTTTAAAAAAAGGTAAGTAAAAATTAAGATATTTCAATCTCTAATTTTTAAATTGTTCTTTAAATTATTAATATTGTTAATCAAATCTTATAGTCAATCTTTGAAATCTAAATAAGTGATCGATTGAGCCAGAGATTTACTTTAAATAATGTAAATCTATCAATTAAATAATTAAAGATTATTTTTATTAATCTTTAAAATACTTTTTCTTTGAAGAAAAAGATTAAACTATCTATATTTTTATGGAGAGTTTGATCCTGGCTCAGAGTGAACGCTGGCGGCGTGCCTAATACATGCAAGTCGAACGATGAAGCAACTAGCTTGCTAGTTGTGGATTAGTGGCGCACGGGTGAGTAAGGTATAGTTAATCTGCCCTACACAAGAGGACAACAGTTGGAAACGACTGCTAATACTCTATACTCCTGCTTAACACAAGTTGAGTAGGGAAAGTTTTTCGGTGTAGGATGAGACTATATAGTATCAGCTAGTTGGTGAGGTAATGGCTCACCAAGGCTATGACGCTTAACTGGTCTGAGAGGATGATCAGTCACACTGGAACTGAGACACGGTCCAGACTCCTACGGGAGGCAGCAGTAGGGAATATTGCGCAATGGGGGAAACCCTGACGCAGCAACGCCGCGTGGAGGATGACACTTTTCGGAGCGTAAACTCCTTTTCTTAGGGAAGAATTCTGACGGTACCTAAGGAATAAGCACCGGCTAACTCCGTGCCAGCAGCCGCGGTAATACGGAGGGTGCAAGCGTTACTCGGAATCACTGGGCGTAAAGGGCGCGTAGGCGGATTATCAAGTCTCTTGTGAAATCTAATGGCTTAACCATTAAACTGCTTGGGAAACTGGTAATCTAGAGTGAGGGAGAGGCAGATGGAATTGGTGGTGTAGGGGTAAAATCCGTAGATATCACCAAGAATACCCATTGCGAAGGCGATCTGCTGGAACTTAACTGACGCTAAGGCGCGAAAGCGTGGGGAGCAAACAGGATTAGATACCCTGGTAGTCCACGCCCTAAACGATGTATGCTAGTTGTTGGGGTGCTAGTCATCTCAGTAATGCAGCTAACGCATTAAGCATACCGCCTGGGGAGTACGGTCGCAAGATTAAAACTCAAAGGAATAGACGGGGACCCGCACAAGCGGTGGAGCATGTGGTTTAATTCGAAGATACGCGAAGAACCTTACCTGGGCTTGATATCCTAAGAACCTTATAGAGATATGAGGGTGCTAGCTTGCTAGAACTTAGAGACAGGTGCTGCACGGCTGTCGTCAGCTCGTGTCGTGAGATGTTGGGTTAAGTCCCGCAACGAGCGCAACCCACGTATTTAGTTGCTAACACTTCGGGTGAGCACTCTAAATAGACTGCCTTCGTAAGGAGGAGGAAGGTGTGGACGACGTCAAGTCATCATGGCCCTTATGCCCAGGGCGACACACGTGCTACAATGGCATATACAATGAGACGCAATACCGCGAGGTGGAGCAAATCTATAAAATATGTCCCAGTTCGGATTGTTCTCTGCAACTCGAGAGCATGAAGCCGGAATCGCTAGTAATCGTAGATCAGCCATGCTACGGTGAATACGTTCCCGGGTCTTGTACTCACCGCCCGTCACACCATGGGAGTTGATTTCACTCGAAGTGGAAATACTAAACTGGTTATCCCCCACAGTGGAATCAGCGACTGGGGTGAAGTCGTAACAAGGTAACCGTAGGAGAACCTGCGGTTGGATCACCTCCTTTCTAGAGTACAAAGTAATAAGTCTCACAACTATTACTTCAATATATAAACTCAATTGATTCTTGTTTAGATTTCAAAGATTGATGAAAAGCTAATTTTGGGGAATTAGCTCAGCTGGGAGAGCGCCTGCTTTGCACGCAGGAGGTCAGCGGTTCGATCCCGCTATTCTCCACCATTTATTAAGGGCCTATAGCTCAGCTGGTTAGAGTGCACCCCTGATAAGGGTGAGGTCACAAGTTCAAGTCTTGTTAGGCCCACCATAAAAAAGATTTGTTTATCGATCTTAAATTAAAGTTTTAAAACTTAAAGTAAGTATATAAATACAACATAAAATATAATACTTCTTATATTTTTAAATTATTTAAACTCTTTATATATACTTTCTTTAGGTTTTAAGACCTAAGCTAAATAAATAATAAAATATTTTATATTAGATTAGTTATTTAATGTTATTTGAATTATCATTGTTAAGAGTCACAAGCAAGTTTTAATAAAAACAATTTTACAGGACTTGTTAAAGGATAAAACCTAGCTATCTTTTCTTTAGCTTTTAGTTAAAGAGAAGTTTTAAACTCACAGCTTAGTTAGACTAATTTTTATTTAGTTTTATTAAGTGTTTAAATGCTTTCCGTCTTGAGATAGTAAAGTCTTATCATAAAAACTTTAACAAGGAAGTGATGCGTTTTAGAATAAAAGGTAAAAAAGGTAAGCTACTAAGAGCGAATGGTGGATGCCTTGACTGGTAAAGGCGATGAAGGACGTACTAGACTGCGATAAGCTACGGGGAGCTGTCAAGAAGCTTTGATCCGTAGATTTCCGAATGGGGCAACCCAATGTATAGAGATATACATTACCATAATGGAGCGAACGTAGGGAATTGAAACATCTTAGTACCTACAGGAAAAGAAATCAATAGAGATTGCGTCAGTAGCGGCGAGCGAAAGCGTAAGAGGGCAAACCCAGTGCTTGCACTGGGGTTGTAGGACTGCAATGTGCAATAAGTGAGGTTAGCAGAACATTCTGGAAAGTATAGCCATAGAGGGTGATAGTCCCGTATGCGAAAACCAAACTTTAGCTAGCAGTATCCTGAGTAGGGCGAAACACGTGGAATTTTGTCTGAAGCTGGGTCGACCACGATCCAACCCTAAATACTAATACCAGATCGATAGTGCACAAGTACCGTGAGGGAAAGGTGAAAAGAACTGAGGTGATCAGAGTGAAATAGAACCTGAAACCATTTGCTTACAATCATTCAGAGCACTATGTAGCAATACAGTGTGATGGACTGCCTTTTGCATAATGAGCCTGCGAGTTGTGGTGTCTGGCAAGGTTAAGCACACGCGAAGCCGTAGCGAAAGCGAGTCTGAATAGGGCGATTAAGTCAGATGCTGCAGACCCGAAACGAAGTGATCTATCCATGAGCAAGTTGAAGCTAGTGTAAGAACTAGTGGAGGACTGAACCCGCTAGCGTTGAAAAGCTATGGGATGACTTGTGGATAGGGGTGAAAGGCCAATCAAACTTCGTGATAGCTGGTTCTCTCCGAAATATATTTAGGTATAGCGTTGTGTCGTAACTAAAGGGGGTAGAGCACTGAATGGGCTAGGGCATACACCAATGTACCAAACCCTATCAAACTCCGAATACCTTTAGTGTAATCACAGCAGTCAGGCGGCGAGTGATAAAATCCGTCGTCAAGAGGGAAACAACCCAGACTATCAGCTAAGGTCCCCAAGTCTTACTTAAGTGGAAAACGATGTGAAGTTACTTAAACAACCAGGAGGTTGGCTTAGAAGCAGCCATCCTTTAAAGAAAGCGTAATAGCTCACTGGTCTAGTGATTTTGCGCGGAAAATATAACGGGGCTAAAGTAAGCACCGAAGCTATAGACTTAGTTTTACTAAGTGGTAGGAGAGCGTTCTATTTGCGTCGAAGGTATACCGGTAAGGAGTGCTGGAGCGAATAGAAGTGAGCATGCAGGCATGAGTAGCGATAATTAATGTGAGAATCATTAACGCCGTAAACCCAAGGTTTCCTACGCGATGCTCGTCATCGTAGGGTTAGTCGGGTCCTAAGCCGAGTCCGAAAGGGGTAGGTGATGGCAAATTGGTTAATATTCCAATACCAACATTAGTGTGCGATGGAAGGACGCTTAGGGCTAAGCAAGCTAGCGGATGGAAGTGCTAGTCTAAGGATGTAGGAGCTTATATAGGCAAATCCGTATAAGAATACTCCGAGATCTTAAAGGCTCTTCAAAGTCTTCGGACAGCGAGGAGAATTGCTGATGCCGTCGAGCCAAGAAAAGTTTCTAAGTTTAGCTAATGTTGCCCGTACCGTAAACCGACACAGGTGGGTGGGATGAGTATTCTAAGGCGCGTGGAAGAACTCTCTTTAAGGAACTCTGCAAAATAGCACCGTATCTTCGGTATAAGGTGTGGTTCGCTTTGTATTAGAATTTACTTCGAAAGCAAAGAAACTTACAACAAAGAGTCCCTCCCGACTGTTTACCAAAAACACAGCACTCTGCTAACTCGTAAGAGGATGTATAGGGTGTGACGCCTGCCCGGTGCTCGAAGGTTAATTGATGGGGTTAGCATTAGCGAAGCTCTTGATCGAAGCCCGAGTAAACGGCGGCCGTAACTATAACGGTCCTAAGGTAGCGAAATTCCTTGTCGGTTAAATACCGACCTGCATGAATGGCGTAACGAGATGGGAGCTGTCTCAAAGAGGGATCCAGTGAAATTGTAGTGGAGGTGAAAATTCCTCCTACCCGCGGCAAGACGGAAAGACCCCGTGGACCTTTACTACAGCTTGACACTGCTATTTGGATAAGAATGTGCAGGATAGGTGGGAGGCTTTGAGTATATGACGCCAGTTGTATATGAGCCGTTGTTGAGATACCACTCTTTCTTATTTGGGTAGCTAACCAGCTTGAGTTATCCTCAAGTGGGACAATGTCTGGTGGGTAGTTTGACTGGGGCGGTCGCCTCCCAAATAATAACGGAGGCTTACAAAGGTTGGCTCAGAACGGTTGGAAATCGTTCGTAGAGTATAAAGGTATAAGCCAGCTTAACTGCAAGACATACAAGTCAAGCAGAGACGAAAGTCGGTCTTAGTGATCCGGTGGTTCTGTGTGGAAGGGCCATCGCTCAAAGGATAAAAGGTACCCCGGGGATAACAGGCTGATCTCCCCAAGAGCTCACATCGACGGGGAGGTTTGGCACCTCGATGTCGGCTCATCGCATCCTGGGGCTGGAGCAGGTCCCAAGGGTATGGCTGTTCGCCATTTAAAGCGGTACGCGAGCTGGGTTCAGAACGTCGTGAGACAGTTCGGTCCCTATCTGCCGTGGGCGTAAGAAGATTGAAGAGATTTGACCCTAGTACGAGAGGACCGGGTTGAACAAACCACTGGTGTAGCTGTTGTTCTGCCAAGAGCATCGCAGCGTAGCTAAGTTTGGAACGGATAAACGCTGAAAGCATCTAAGCGTGAAGCCAACTCTAAGATGAATCTTCTCTAAGCTCTCTAGAAGACTACTAGTTTGATAGGCTGGGTGTGTAATGGATGAAAGTCCTTTAGCTGACCAGTACTAATAGAGCGTTTGGCTTATCTTTTTTAAGCATCACTTCCTTGTTAAGGTTTTTACTTAAAGCTTTAGAATTTATATTCAGTTATTAAACAATAGCTTAGCTTTGATAATAATCTTTCAAGTAAAGTTTATATTAGAACTTGCTCTTAACATTGTTTTTTAAGTATTCTAAAGTAAAACAATAAAGTATTTAGCTTAAGATAAATAAAATATCTAAATACAAGACTAAAGAAAACTAAAATAAAAATAGTTTTATTTGATTATTTTTTATTTTACTATGTTTTTATACTTTTAATGGAATATTTAAATAACAATGTCCGTGATTATACAGATGTGGAGACGCCTTGTCCCATCCCGAACCAAGAAGCTAAGCACATCGTGGGTGATGATACTACGCCTTACTGGCAGGGGGAAAGTAGCTCATTGCGGACTTGTTAGTTTCTTATTATTCTTACTACTTTTAATTATAATTCATATATATTTTTATTTAAATTAATCTTTGTTTTTATATTTTTTAGTTTAATGTTTTATATACTTTTTTGTTTTTAATTAGATTGTTTTATTTTATTATCTTGATTGGTATTTTTATCATTCTTTTTTAGTTGTGCTTTGTTTAATCTTTAATAATAACTAATTATTTAGTTTGTTTTTAGTTTTAGTTAAGTAATAGGTTTTTAATATATAATTTAGAGGATTTGGTTGGATTGTTATAGTTATTTTTTTGTTGGGTTATATATTTGAATTTAGCTATATAGTAGTGCAAGTTGTGTAATTTGTTTGATTGAAATAAACTTGGTTTTAGTTTAAATTTTTTAATGTTTGATTAGGTTTGTATGTTTTTTAGTTGTTGTTTGTAAATTGGTTTCATTTGTTAAGTTGGTTTGACTTTTTAAAGTTTATTTGGATTTATGATTAAGATTAATTTGCTTGTATAAATAAGATTAGTATGAAAAAATTATAAAAAACATAGTAGGTAAAATATGGAGAAATTTATTAAAAAAATTGCTTAAAGAAAGTGTGAAATTTGAACAAGATATAAATAATGGCTTGAGCGATATAAATATATTTAAAGCTTTGGGTGTTGGAGGAGGTTTTTAGGTTTTTAATTGTATGCTAGGTGTATTTAGTGGTTGTTTGAGTTAGGGATTTCTTATTGTGTTGTGTTTATCTTAGGTTTTTTGAATTCTCATATGGTTTTATTTGGTTTAGTAATTATAGTATTTGTTGTTTTTGATTAATTACTTAATTATAGTGTTTATTATGATTTTTATGGATTTAAATTAAATATTGCTTATTTTTTAAATCTTGAGGTGTATTTTAATAAGTTTATTTTTTAGTGGTTGGGGTAGATTGTTTTATTGTGGAGTTTTTATTCTGTGGTGTGGTTTAAGTGAGTTTAATCTTAATTTATTTTAGATTATAGATTATATTGCTTTAGGTTGTGCTTAGGTGAATTTATTATTGTTGTACGAGTGAAGGTTTAAATTGTAAAGAGTGTTGTATTTGGATATATGGTTGAGTTATAGTTAAAAATTTAAGTTATTTATAAATATGAAAATATTAAAAAAATAGTTGTTTTATTTGAAAATGGTGAAATGGTGAGTGTGATAGGTGTTTGTTGGAATAAGTTAGATGGAGTTTTTGATATTTTTAAAAACATAATATAATACCAAAATGATTTTAGATAAATTGATAAATTTTTTAAAAGATAGTAATGTATTTTTAAGTGGTAGTGCTGGTGTAGGCAAAACATTTTTAACTATGGAGCTTATAAAATCTTATAGAAAACAAGGTAAAGTTGTAGTAGTATTAGGTTCTAGTGCTCTTAGTGCTTTTAATATAGGTGGAGCAACTTTGCATAGTTTTTTTGCTTTTAAAAGATGTCAAAATTATGATGAATTGTATTATGAAGATAGAAAACAAAAGGATAAATTAGAAAAGATTAAACGCATTTTAGAACAATGTGATTTATTAATTATAGATGAGATTTCTATGGTAAGTGCTTCTTTGATGGAGATGGTTTATTATAGATTAACAAGAAGTAATTTTAATGGTAAGGTTTTATTAGTAGGTGATTTTTTTCACTTTCTTTAGAACTTGCAAATAAAGCATTGTGGTTGTTAAGTCTATTTAAACTAGTAATTTTATAATCACAACTTCGTTCCAAATTATCAAAATTTAAGGATTTAAACTCAAATTCTCCTAAAGCTAAAACCATTTAAGCTCCTTTTTAGTTTCATCAAGCTAAAATTATCTTAGTTAGATAGGGTTGATGGTTGCAATGTAGTAGTTGAGGATGTGCGGTAACTAGTCCGAGAACACATCGTATTGTGGGTGCAAGTCCCACCGCTCTATCTAATTTTTTCTAAGTGCTTAAGACCTTTTCTATATCCACTTTTCCAAGTGTAATAACCGCATTAGTTTTTTCAAATTTCTTTAGTTTGTATTTATATTTTAAACTTTGCATATTTTTATTATATTATACAAACATTGTTTTTGTTATAAATAAGTTATAAAATGAAAAACTAATTAAACTTGAAAATGGCGAAGAGTTAAAAATGAAAGCACCTAATGTGCGTGTTTTAAAAAATGCTACCAATAAAAGTGATAAAGAAATGGATCAAACCATTTATATGATAGCTACGCTTACAAATAAACAAGAAAGCGACATAGAAGAATTAAATCTTAAAGATTTTATGGCTTTACAAAACACTCTTAAAGATTTTTTGCAAGAAGCAGGAGTTATAGCTTAGAAGCTATAGCTCTTATAAGCCATAGTTTAAATTGGGGTTTAAATGAGGTGTTAGATTTAGATTTGGAAGAATTTGAAAAAGCTTTAGAAATAGCAAAAGAGTTGTTAAAAACTAAAGCTCTTTAGGATTTAGAAGTTGTTTGTGGCTGTTTTTGGCTCTAAAAAGTTTTTTAAAAAGTTTAAAAATAAGTTTTGAAATAAAAAATAAAATTTCACAACTTATCATAAATAAAGCTTGAATAAGCTGTGATAAACCAAGAAAAAAACCAATAAGAAGAACAAACAAAGCTACAAAAAATGTTATAAAAATATTGGCAAAAAAAGAAATTTCATCATTATAAGTAGTGCAAAAAATGCCAATATAGCAAACAATTGCAAAGCCATATGAGTAGAGATAATCTCTTTTTGTTAAAAGTATTTTTTTATTCATAGCAAAGATTTTAAAATACAATTACTTAAAAAAGGTTGAATGTGGAAAATGCTGGAAGTATTGGAATTGGTATCGCTTTAGGATTTGTATTAAAGAATGCATCTGTTATAAAAGAAGCAACCAAAGATTTTAATAATTTAGAAAAAGTAGTAGCAAAAACTAAACTTGGCATTAGTGGCTTGCAAAAACAACTAGATACCCTTAAATTAAATAGCAATCTAAGAGAAGAATTAAAAGCTCAAAGAAAAGGTTTGCAAGATGAAATTTTAAGTTTAGGTAATGTCATTAGAGGTGGAATTATTGGTAAAGGTTTAGGAGAAGCTATAAGTTTTGAATCTGCTATGGCTGATGTTAGAAAGGTTTTAAATTTTGATGAGAATGATAATATAATAAAAATTTTTATTTATAATTTTTTATAATCAATTTTATATGTTCCAATAATTCTTCCTATAATTTTTAATTCGTTAGGATTTTTAATATCAATAATAGGATATTCTTTGTTATCACTGGTTAAACACAAGGGTCTTTTTTTTAATCTTTTAATTAAAATTTCTTTTTGAAATTCAACAATATATATACCACCTTCTATGGTTGATTTATCTTTTTGAAATACGACCATCTCTCCTTCTTTTATTGTAGGTTCCATACTATTTCCTATCATAGAAACAATACCCATTTTTAAAAATTCTTGTAAATTAAACATACTATTTAATTCATTTTTATTGAAAGGTATGGTTTGTGTGGTAATATTACTATCGGTAGTAAAATCTGATGAAAGATAATAGTTTTTATAAAATGGAATCAATATTGTATCTTTATTATTTATTTTTTCAGTTTGTTGTAAATTTTTACTAACTAGATTTATATAGTTATTTTGTTTATATTTTAATTGATTAAACTTTAATATAGCATGTGAAGATATTCTTTTTCGTTGTCTCCATCCTATTGCAGTAGATTTCTTAAGACCCAATTTTTCAGCTACCATTTCTAAGCTAGTAACATTAAAATAAAGCTTCATTTCTTCTACTAATGTTTTAAAATTTTCCATTTATCACTTTCTATTTATAGTTATTTTATTTATAAATTATTGACATATAAATAAAATAACTATATAATGTATAAAATTTATTTCTAAATTGTATCTTAAAAAAATCAATTTGAAATAAAAATTACAAATTGAAAGGATAGAAGTTGTTAAAAAAATATTTTGAAGATAATAATATTAATCTTAAAAA is a genomic window containing:
- a CDS encoding saccharopine dehydrogenase family protein, translating into MKNLLIIGAGGVSRVASVKCAMNADVFSKITLASRTKSKCDEIAKFIKDRLGVEIQTAQIDADDTDAVVELIKQTGAQILLNVALPYQDLSLMDACIKAKIHYVDTANYEHPDLAKFEYKEQWARNEKFKEAGILGLLGSGFDPGVTNVFCAYAQQNLFDEIHYIDILDCNAGDHGYAFATNFNPEINLREVSAKGRYWENGKWIETDPMQIKMEWDYPEVGVKDSYLLYHEELESLVKNIKGLKRIRFFMTFGQSYLTHMKCLENVGMLGIKPIMHKGVEIIPIEFLKTLLPDPASLGPRTKGYTNIGCVIRGIKDGKDKQIYIYNVCNHEECFKETGAQAVSYTTGVPAMIGTKLIAKGIWKGQGVFNMEEFDAKAFMDELNSQGLPWKIIEMEPNLGK
- the modB gene encoding molybdate ABC transporter permease subunit — protein: MFKNLESIDWEPFLVSIKLSFITCVILFLFCIFLAWLFAFKNFKFKNFLETLISLPLVLPPSVIGFYLLILFSKYSILGEFLEKNFNISLVFTFEGLVMASCIYSLPFMFNPLYSAMLALPKNITEASYSLGKSTLETLFKVILPSIKPAIMSALVITFAHTMGEFGIVLMIGGSLSGETKVASVAIYESMENLDFTTAHIYSLILLIFSCMVLFCVNFFKNK
- a CDS encoding phage tail assembly protein, with translation MKAPNVRVLKNATNKSDKEMDQTIYMIATLTNKQESDIEELNLKDFMALQNTLKDFLQEAGVIA
- a CDS encoding S24 family peptidase, whose product is MENFKTLVEEMKLYFNVTSLEMVAEKLGLKKSTAIGWRQRKRISSHAILKFNQLKYKQNNYINLVSKNLQQTEKINNKDTILIPFYKNYYLSSDFTTDSNITTQTIPFNKNELNSMFNLQEFLKMGIVSMIGNSMEPTIKEGEMVVFQKDKSTIEGGIYIVEFQKEILIKRLKKRPLCLTSDNKEYPIIDIKNPNELKIIGRIIGTYKIDYKKL